One genomic window of Candidatus Pseudobacter hemicellulosilyticus includes the following:
- a CDS encoding response regulator transcription factor: MLTCIAVDDEPLALQLMEDYISKVPYLQLVATCGDAFDATSVLQERPIDLVFIDIQMPGLTGLQFIQSLTHKPLFILITAYEKFALQGYALNVVDYLLKPVDLSRFLQACNKALELHNLRQAASQQPAPEADFFFVTVDYSQVKLMYADLVWIEGLRDYVKIHLKPPAKPLIVRSSVKHMEEELPATRFLRFHKSYIAAIDAISSIRRNSLFIGELELPIGETYRERIEKLTKKNW, translated from the coding sequence ATGCTGACCTGCATAGCAGTTGATGATGAGCCACTGGCGTTGCAATTAATGGAAGACTATATCAGCAAGGTGCCCTACCTGCAACTGGTGGCCACCTGTGGCGATGCCTTTGACGCTACCAGCGTGCTGCAGGAAAGACCCATTGACCTCGTCTTTATTGATATTCAGATGCCCGGCCTCACCGGCCTGCAGTTTATCCAGAGCCTTACACATAAGCCCCTGTTCATCCTCATCACGGCCTACGAAAAGTTTGCCCTGCAAGGGTATGCCCTGAATGTGGTGGACTACCTGCTGAAGCCTGTGGACCTGTCCCGGTTCCTGCAGGCCTGCAACAAAGCCCTGGAGCTGCACAACCTCCGCCAGGCCGCCAGCCAGCAGCCCGCCCCCGAAGCCGATTTTTTCTTTGTCACCGTAGACTATAGCCAGGTCAAACTCATGTATGCCGATCTGGTCTGGATAGAAGGGCTTCGGGATTATGTTAAGATCCACCTGAAGCCGCCAGCCAAACCCCTCATAGTACGCAGCAGCGTAAAACATATGGAAGAAGAGCTGCCAGCTACCCGCTTCCTGCGCTTTCACAAATCCTATATTGCGGCCATTGACGCCATCAGCTCTATCCGCCGGAATAGCCTGTTCATTGGCGAGCTGGAGCTGCCAATAGGTGAAACTTACCGGGAGCGGATAGAGAAGCTGACAAAGAAGAACTGGTAG
- a CDS encoding histidine kinase yields the protein MANNLLPKKWKEILVHCTGWAAVFGLPFLVWLYDDRFRDNPMGIRFIYMNSLTTVIWMIIFYLNAFFLTQRFLYPKKYWQLGGIYLILFFTSMGGHYLLFDWLITDRPPRLLSGIAFNLPTFVLAIAASIAYRTIVDKTRNDRLLHEKQEENLKSELSFLRSQISPHFMFNVLNNMLAMARAGSEQLEPTIHKLSSLMRYTLYESDGDKVAIAKEVDYLYSYIELQRQRIGSKVKLEVKLQEPTADLEIAPMLLIPFIENAFKHGLGHRPQSEIYIDLYCSNNTLFFSTRNTFQPGSGEVKDKTSGIGLTNVKRRLNLLYPDKHNLLITREGHWFNVSLQINLL from the coding sequence ATGGCCAACAATTTATTGCCTAAAAAATGGAAAGAGATACTGGTACACTGTACCGGCTGGGCGGCAGTCTTCGGACTGCCCTTCCTGGTCTGGTTATATGACGACCGGTTCCGGGATAACCCGATGGGCATCCGCTTCATTTATATGAACAGCCTGACCACGGTTATCTGGATGATCATCTTTTACCTCAATGCCTTTTTCCTGACGCAACGCTTCCTCTACCCCAAAAAGTACTGGCAGCTGGGCGGCATCTACCTGATCCTGTTCTTTACTTCCATGGGCGGGCATTACCTGCTGTTCGACTGGCTCATCACCGACCGTCCCCCGCGCCTGCTGAGTGGCATTGCTTTTAACCTGCCCACTTTTGTACTGGCCATTGCCGCCAGCATCGCTTACAGGACCATCGTGGATAAAACCAGGAACGACCGGCTCCTGCACGAAAAACAGGAAGAGAACCTCAAGAGCGAGCTGAGCTTTCTGCGCTCACAGATCAGCCCGCATTTTATGTTCAACGTGCTCAACAATATGCTGGCCATGGCCCGGGCAGGCAGTGAACAGCTGGAACCTACCATCCATAAGCTGTCCTCCCTGATGCGCTATACCCTCTATGAGTCTGATGGCGACAAAGTGGCCATTGCCAAAGAAGTGGACTACCTGTACAGTTATATAGAGCTGCAAAGACAAAGAATAGGTTCCAAAGTAAAATTGGAAGTAAAACTACAGGAGCCCACGGCCGACCTGGAGATAGCGCCCATGCTGCTGATCCCCTTTATTGAAAACGCCTTCAAACACGGACTGGGCCACCGCCCGCAGTCCGAGATCTATATTGACCTTTATTGCAGCAATAACACGCTGTTCTTTTCCACCCGCAATACTTTTCAGCCAGGGTCAGGTGAAGTAAAAGATAAAACTTCCGGTATCGGGCTGACGAATGTAAAAAGACGCTTAAATTTATTGTATCCGGACAAACATAACCTGCTGATCACCAGAGAAGGTCACTGGTTTAATGTGTCCCTGCAAATAAATTTACTATAG
- a CDS encoding ABC transporter permease: MNVINLFRIAWKALLRNKLRAFLTMLGIIIGVGSVITMVAIGQGSKQSIRDQLGSMGSNMINIRPSSNETVGGGARLGASGLQTLKEADAKAIEKQAQYVTDVSPAVTSSGQVINAALNWPSQIQGVSPGFLNIRQWKIKSGANFTDEDVRSLAKVCLIGQTIVENIFPSGEDPIGKTIRFGKTPFKVIGVLEEKGENTFGQDQDDLILAPYSTIQKRILAIDYIQSIYASAESEESSDAAVTEITSILRAQHKLKEDAQDDFTVRAQAELISTISSTSELLTVLLAAIAGISLVVGGIGIMNIMYVSVTERTKEIGLRMSIGARGIDILLQFLVEAIFISLTGGLIGVALGLASAKVVSLTLGWPTLVSESSIILSFLVCAFTGVFFGYYPARNASRLDPIEALRYE; this comes from the coding sequence ATGAATGTCATCAATCTTTTCCGGATAGCGTGGAAAGCCCTTTTACGCAATAAGCTCAGGGCCTTCCTGACCATGCTGGGCATCATCATCGGCGTAGGATCCGTGATCACGATGGTGGCCATTGGTCAGGGCTCCAAACAGAGTATCCGCGACCAGCTCGGCTCCATGGGCTCCAATATGATCAATATCCGGCCCAGCAGCAATGAGACCGTAGGCGGCGGCGCCAGACTGGGCGCCAGCGGCCTGCAGACCCTCAAAGAGGCCGATGCCAAAGCCATCGAAAAACAGGCGCAGTATGTAACGGATGTATCACCCGCTGTTACCAGCAGCGGCCAGGTGATCAACGCCGCCCTCAACTGGCCCTCCCAGATCCAGGGCGTAAGCCCCGGCTTCCTCAATATCCGCCAGTGGAAAATAAAAAGCGGCGCCAATTTCACCGATGAAGATGTACGCTCGCTGGCCAAGGTCTGCCTGATTGGACAAACCATCGTGGAGAATATCTTCCCCTCCGGTGAAGACCCTATCGGCAAGACCATCCGCTTTGGTAAAACACCCTTCAAAGTGATCGGCGTGCTGGAAGAAAAAGGCGAGAACACCTTCGGACAGGACCAGGACGACCTCATCCTGGCGCCCTATTCCACCATCCAGAAAAGAATACTGGCCATTGATTATATCCAGAGCATTTACGCTTCCGCCGAAAGCGAGGAAAGCTCCGATGCGGCAGTGACCGAGATCACCAGCATCCTGCGGGCGCAACATAAACTGAAAGAGGATGCCCAGGATGATTTCACCGTGCGGGCGCAGGCGGAACTGATCAGCACTATCAGCTCTACCAGTGAGCTGCTGACCGTATTGCTGGCTGCTATTGCCGGTATCTCGCTGGTAGTAGGCGGTATTGGCATCATGAACATTATGTATGTTTCCGTTACGGAACGCACCAAAGAAATTGGCCTGCGGATGTCCATCGGCGCCCGCGGCATAGATATTTTGCTGCAATTCCTGGTGGAAGCTATCTTTATCAGCCTGACGGGCGGCCTGATCGGCGTGGCGCTGGGGCTTGCCTCGGCCAAAGTGGTCAGCCTGACCCTGGGATGGCCCACCCTGGTATCAGAGAGTTCCATCATTCTCTCATTCCTGGTCTGTGCCTTTACCGGTGTATTCTTCGGGTATTATCCCGCCAGGAACGCCTCCCGTCTGGATCCTATTGAAGCCCTGCGTTACGAGTAA
- a CDS encoding ABC transporter ATP-binding protein — protein MANPILDIHNLKREFRMGSETVRALKGVTFKVEPGEFVTIMGSSGSGKTTLLNILGCLDKPSEGDFLLDAINISMQSRNELATIRNRKIGFVFQSYNLLARTSALENVELPLLYNSSISSKEREARAIRALEAVKLGDRLHHLPNQLSGGQQQRVAIARALVNEPVMILADEATGNLDTRTSYEIMALLQDFNQEQGKTIVFVTHEPDIAAFSSRTVLLKDGRVVKDTKNDNVRSAREMLAALPMQDDY, from the coding sequence ATGGCTAACCCAATTTTAGATATACATAACCTGAAGCGCGAATTCAGGATGGGGAGTGAAACGGTGCGCGCCCTCAAGGGCGTCACCTTCAAAGTGGAGCCCGGAGAATTTGTGACCATCATGGGCAGCAGCGGGTCCGGTAAGACCACCCTGCTGAATATCCTCGGTTGCCTGGACAAGCCCAGTGAAGGCGATTTCCTGCTGGATGCCATCAACATCAGCATGCAGTCGCGCAATGAGCTGGCCACTATCCGCAACCGCAAGATCGGTTTCGTGTTTCAGTCATACAACCTTTTGGCACGGACCTCGGCATTGGAAAATGTGGAACTGCCGTTGCTGTATAACAGCAGCATCAGCAGTAAGGAACGGGAGGCCCGGGCCATCAGGGCTTTGGAGGCGGTGAAGCTGGGCGACCGCCTGCATCACCTGCCCAACCAGCTTTCGGGTGGTCAGCAGCAGCGCGTAGCTATTGCCCGCGCCCTGGTAAATGAGCCGGTGATGATCCTGGCCGATGAGGCTACCGGCAACCTGGACACCCGCACCTCTTACGAGATCATGGCCCTGCTGCAGGACTTCAACCAGGAACAGGGCAAGACCATCGTCTTTGTCACCCACGAACCGGATATCGCCGCCTTCAGCTCCCGTACGGTGTTGCTGAAAGACGGTCGTGTAGTGAAGGACACCAAAAACGACAATGTACGTTCCGCCCGGGAAATGCTGGCCGCCTTACCCATGCAGGACGATTATTAA
- a CDS encoding efflux RND transporter periplasmic adaptor subunit: MKKYKKVLIGVLVIAALGISGWYWKFREEKTTVVLKTEKPEMGTISLAVTATGTIQPVDTVAVGSQVSGTINRVLVDFNSVVKKGQLLAQLDQSLLQAQVQQMSANLEQAKSNLTYQQSNFQRQEQLYKVGAISKAEQETALYQYNTARDNVSSVSAQLVSAQRNLSFTDIYSPIDGTVLTRSVSEGQTVAASFNTPTLFSIARDLTQMQVQASVDEADIGNVAQGQRVTFTVDAFPDDVFNGTVKEIRLQPTTSSNVVSYTTIIDAPNADKKLKPGMTASISIYTKEVENALLLSNSAFNFSPDSLLAKTYTLQEGPRPPGAGRPEGPPPAKRNAVDSAKADAGKTAFVWVKQDSSLVMRRVTTGMTNETQKEILSGLQEEDLVVTGYEQVNKKDKAAATTGSSPFMPKRPGGNNRQKNSGPPPP, translated from the coding sequence ATGAAAAAGTACAAGAAAGTATTGATAGGCGTCCTGGTAATAGCAGCCCTCGGCATCAGCGGCTGGTACTGGAAATTCCGGGAAGAAAAGACCACCGTGGTCCTGAAAACGGAAAAACCGGAGATGGGCACCATCTCGCTGGCCGTTACCGCTACGGGCACTATACAGCCTGTGGATACGGTGGCTGTAGGCTCACAGGTATCCGGCACCATCAACCGGGTGCTGGTGGATTTCAACAGCGTGGTTAAAAAAGGACAGTTGCTGGCGCAGCTGGACCAATCCCTGCTCCAGGCACAGGTACAGCAGATGAGCGCCAACCTGGAACAGGCAAAAAGCAACCTGACCTATCAGCAAAGCAATTTCCAGCGGCAGGAGCAGCTGTACAAAGTAGGCGCTATCAGCAAGGCCGAACAGGAAACCGCCCTCTACCAGTACAATACCGCCCGCGATAATGTCAGCAGCGTATCGGCGCAGCTGGTGTCCGCCCAGCGTAACCTCAGCTTCACCGATATCTATTCTCCTATAGACGGCACCGTACTGACCCGCAGCGTGAGTGAAGGACAGACCGTGGCCGCCAGTTTCAACACCCCTACCCTGTTCAGCATTGCCCGCGACCTGACGCAGATGCAGGTACAGGCCTCGGTGGATGAAGCGGATATCGGCAATGTAGCCCAGGGACAGCGTGTAACCTTCACCGTGGACGCCTTCCCGGATGACGTTTTCAACGGCACCGTGAAAGAGATCCGGCTGCAGCCTACCACTTCCAGCAATGTGGTGTCCTATACTACTATTATTGACGCCCCCAATGCCGATAAGAAACTGAAGCCCGGCATGACGGCCAGCATCAGCATCTACACCAAAGAGGTGGAGAATGCCCTGCTGCTCTCCAACAGCGCCTTCAACTTCAGTCCGGATTCCCTGCTGGCAAAGACCTATACTCTCCAGGAAGGCCCTCGCCCGCCCGGCGCCGGCAGACCCGAGGGACCACCACCCGCCAAACGTAATGCTGTGGATTCCGCCAAAGCGGATGCCGGCAAAACAGCTTTTGTCTGGGTGAAACAGGACAGCAGCCTGGTGATGCGCAGAGTGACCACGGGGATGACCAATGAAACCCAGAAAGAGATCCTGTCCGGCCTCCAAGAGGAAGACCTGGTGGTGACCGGGTATGAGCAGGTCAACAAAAAAGATAAAGCAGCCGCCACTACAGGTTCCAGCCCCTTTATGCCCAAAAGGCCAGGGGGTAATAACCGCCAGAAGAACAGTGGGCCGCCGCCACCTTAA
- a CDS encoding TolC family protein, translated as MKKSIQILLMAIALLPAIVQAQDTLPPALPASWTLENSIAYALQHNISVSTQRLSTRSAQEDLLQSRAAKLPNLTGAASASLVNSNNADPVVGGFTTQASFSNNYSLSSSIVLYNGGYLKKDIEGKELAVAAASLNVAQTANDITLSITQSYLNILLAKENIVYLDDLLTTSKEQLKQATQRYEAGSLSKKDYLQFQSQVASDEYNLVNARNAYAQNVLTLKQLLLLPTEYRFEVSVPSDLAQLPSTRSLTDALDAAQQTRPEVQLSELAIKQAEVNLALAKTATRPTVSLGANLSSGYSDNQTNPYLKQLNNNFYQSIGLNVSIPIYNRRVNKTAINKSNIAIEQARLAMLDTRNTLNQQVEQAWTNWQNAQAQYVSATTQLKTSEESYAITNEQLKYGSVNMVEVMQQKTLYVQATQSFIQARYSSILYSKIYDFYAGIPVTL; from the coding sequence ATGAAAAAGAGCATACAGATATTACTAATGGCCATCGCCCTGCTGCCGGCAATAGTGCAGGCCCAGGATACGCTGCCGCCGGCCCTGCCAGCCAGCTGGACCCTGGAAAACAGCATCGCCTATGCCCTGCAGCATAATATATCCGTCAGTACGCAGCGGCTGAGTACCAGGTCGGCCCAGGAAGACCTCCTGCAATCCCGCGCCGCAAAATTGCCCAACCTGACCGGCGCTGCCTCCGCCTCCCTGGTGAACAGCAACAATGCCGATCCCGTAGTGGGTGGCTTCACCACGCAGGCCAGCTTTTCCAACAACTATTCCCTCAGTTCTTCCATTGTCCTGTACAATGGCGGCTACCTGAAAAAAGATATTGAGGGCAAAGAACTGGCGGTGGCAGCAGCCAGTCTCAACGTAGCACAGACAGCCAATGATATCACCCTCAGCATTACGCAGTCCTATTTAAATATACTGCTGGCTAAGGAGAATATTGTGTACCTGGATGATCTGCTGACCACTTCCAAAGAACAGTTGAAGCAGGCCACCCAGCGCTATGAGGCCGGCAGCCTGTCGAAGAAGGATTATTTGCAGTTCCAATCCCAGGTTGCTTCTGACGAATACAATCTTGTCAATGCCCGGAATGCCTATGCTCAGAATGTACTTACCCTGAAGCAGCTACTGCTGCTGCCCACTGAGTACAGATTTGAGGTCAGCGTTCCCAGTGACCTGGCGCAGCTGCCCTCTACCCGGAGCCTGACAGATGCGCTGGACGCCGCACAGCAAACCCGGCCTGAAGTACAGCTGAGCGAACTGGCTATCAAACAGGCCGAGGTCAACCTGGCCCTGGCCAAGACCGCCACCAGACCTACGGTCAGCCTGGGCGCCAATTTATCCTCTGGTTATTCCGACAACCAGACCAACCCCTACCTCAAACAGCTCAACAATAACTTTTACCAGTCCATCGGCCTCAATGTCAGCATCCCCATCTATAACAGGCGGGTCAACAAAACGGCCATCAACAAATCCAATATTGCTATAGAACAGGCCAGGCTGGCTATGCTGGATACCCGCAACACGCTGAACCAGCAGGTAGAGCAGGCCTGGACCAACTGGCAGAACGCACAGGCCCAGTATGTTTCAGCTACCACCCAGCTGAAGACCAGTGAAGAGAGTTATGCCATCACCAACGAGCAGCTGAAATACGGCTCTGTGAACATGGTAGAGGTCATGCAGCAGAAGACCCTCTATGTGCAGGCCACCCAATCATTTATACAGGCAAGGTATAGCAGTATCCTGTACAGCAAGATCTACGACTTCTATGCAGGCATACCGGTTACGTTGTAA
- a CDS encoding cytochrome c, with product MKWKVWLTLVILFFLYSSFVYVYSASEKAPELPSAEVKAGWKVWQQKNCHTCHQLYGLGGYMGPDLTNIASDKNKGNPLYLKAFIMNGTPSMPNLHLTDDEIDKVIAFLKWVDKSGKSQVPDSAVHWTGTYVF from the coding sequence ATGAAATGGAAGGTCTGGCTAACGCTTGTCATTCTCTTTTTTCTTTACTCGTCCTTTGTCTATGTGTACAGCGCTTCAGAAAAAGCGCCTGAACTGCCTTCTGCTGAAGTGAAGGCCGGCTGGAAGGTCTGGCAGCAAAAGAACTGTCATACCTGTCACCAACTGTATGGCCTGGGTGGTTATATGGGCCCCGATCTGACTAATATTGCCTCTGACAAAAACAAGGGGAACCCGCTTTACCTCAAGGCCTTTATCATGAATGGCACTCCCAGCATGCCCAACCTGCACCTGACAGACGATGAAATTGACAAAGTGATCGCCTTTCTGAAATGGGTGGACAAGAGTGGCAAAAGCCAGGTGCCAGACAGCGCTGTTCATTGGACCGGAACCTATGTTTTTTAA
- a CDS encoding cbb3-type cytochrome c oxidase subunit I: MQYTTRFFTRFALLLLLLAIVAGVAASFAYLIPGWFNERLPFHKLRPVHASAALFWVITGAAACVSYYSKRTSTAFMWIWMTTIVVIFLNYIFNNYGGREYWEFPVWLNLPLLVAWILFLLSFVRRIPGKAPVYAWMWTSGILFFLVTFLEQNLYNIPWFRESFLREVTVQWKANGAMVGAWNQMINGVSVFLLVALSGKPELGQTKKAYFLFFLGLFNMMFNWGHHVYNVPNNNWMRHVAYAVSMTEWVIILIIIRDFRKSLSTARKFENLVVYRFISSAEIWVAANLLLALFMSIPAINRYTHGTHITVAHAMGTTIGINTMLLLAGFGYMLRIDSVGEGTKQLIRICITINNICLGVFWLALIAAGWVKGYLSVGHPETLFSDVMAAVNPYLQIFTGAGLGVMIALAIITVLYLKHSGRREMPAREL; encoded by the coding sequence ATGCAGTACACTACACGATTCTTTACCCGTTTCGCGCTTTTATTATTATTGCTTGCCATAGTGGCCGGCGTTGCCGCTTCTTTTGCTTACCTGATCCCGGGCTGGTTCAATGAGCGGCTGCCCTTCCACAAGCTGCGCCCCGTGCATGCTTCGGCCGCCCTGTTCTGGGTGATCACCGGCGCCGCCGCCTGTGTCAGCTATTACAGCAAGCGGACCAGCACCGCCTTTATGTGGATCTGGATGACCACCATTGTGGTGATCTTTCTCAATTATATCTTTAATAATTATGGGGGCCGGGAATACTGGGAATTCCCTGTATGGCTTAACCTGCCCCTGCTGGTAGCCTGGATACTTTTCCTGCTGTCCTTTGTCCGCAGGATCCCGGGCAAGGCGCCCGTATATGCCTGGATGTGGACCTCCGGCATCCTGTTCTTCCTGGTCACTTTCCTGGAACAGAACCTCTACAATATTCCCTGGTTCCGTGAGTCCTTCCTGCGGGAAGTGACGGTGCAGTGGAAGGCCAACGGCGCTATGGTAGGGGCCTGGAACCAGATGATCAACGGTGTGTCCGTATTCCTGCTGGTAGCCCTGAGCGGCAAGCCGGAACTGGGGCAAACCAAAAAAGCCTATTTCCTGTTCTTCCTCGGGCTTTTCAATATGATGTTCAACTGGGGCCACCACGTATACAATGTGCCCAACAATAACTGGATGCGCCATGTGGCCTATGCGGTCAGTATGACGGAATGGGTGATCATCCTGATCATTATCCGCGATTTCCGCAAGAGCCTGAGCACCGCCCGCAAATTTGAGAACCTGGTGGTGTACAGGTTCATCAGTTCTGCGGAGATCTGGGTGGCCGCCAACCTGCTGCTGGCCCTGTTCATGAGCATTCCGGCCATCAACCGCTATACACATGGTACGCATATCACTGTGGCGCATGCCATGGGCACTACCATCGGTATCAATACCATGCTGCTGCTGGCGGGATTTGGCTATATGCTGCGCATTGACAGCGTGGGGGAGGGAACAAAACAACTGATCCGCATCTGTATTACTATCAATAATATCTGCCTGGGTGTATTCTGGCTGGCGCTGATTGCGGCGGGCTGGGTGAAAGGCTATTTATCGGTGGGACATCCTGAAACCCTGTTCAGTGATGTAATGGCGGCGGTGAATCCTTACCTGCAGATCTTTACCGGGGCCGGCCTGGGCGTGATGATCGCGTTGGCGATCATCACGGTCCTGTACCTGAAGCATTCCGGCCGGCGGGAAATGCCTGCCAGAGAGCTATAA
- a CDS encoding basic secretory protein-like protein: MKKTTFLWCCLLASATVLGQETARTDSFSKKGYQLIVIDKTTDLDPNVKQRMVDAFFVVYPKLAKAYNKKTLKRVTFIYDPAYTGVAECANGRITYSPTWLKRNPNDIDMVTHETMHIVQSYPWGAGPGWITEGIADYVRHTTGVDNKGGGWSLPEFKKEHSYENAYRVTARFLLWIEQTKKKGFVKKLDAAMRTKTYSPAIWAELTGKNVDELWKEYSENPTVKL; the protein is encoded by the coding sequence ATGAAGAAAACAACATTTCTCTGGTGCTGCCTGCTGGCCAGCGCCACCGTACTGGGACAGGAAACCGCCCGTACCGACAGCTTTTCAAAGAAAGGATACCAGCTTATTGTGATTGACAAGACCACCGACCTGGATCCCAATGTCAAACAACGCATGGTGGACGCCTTCTTTGTAGTGTATCCCAAGCTGGCCAAAGCGTACAACAAGAAAACCCTGAAACGGGTGACCTTTATCTATGATCCCGCCTATACCGGTGTAGCAGAATGCGCCAACGGCCGTATCACCTACAGCCCCACCTGGCTGAAACGCAATCCCAACGATATTGATATGGTGACGCATGAGACCATGCATATTGTACAGAGCTACCCCTGGGGCGCTGGTCCCGGCTGGATCACAGAAGGCATTGCCGACTATGTACGCCATACCACCGGTGTGGACAATAAAGGCGGCGGCTGGTCTTTACCTGAGTTCAAAAAAGAACATTCCTATGAGAACGCTTACCGCGTAACCGCCCGCTTCCTGCTCTGGATTGAACAGACCAAGAAAAAAGGATTTGTGAAAAAGCTGGACGCCGCCATGCGTACAAAAACCTACAGCCCGGCTATCTGGGCCGAGCTGACAGGTAAGAATGTAGATGAATTATGGAAAGAATACAGTGAGAACCCCACTGTAAAATTATAG
- a CDS encoding sigma-70 family RNA polymerase sigma factor, protein MDHQSPESQHDAQYWRQFLMGDQQAFEVLYHRHYQHLYNYGYGICADRDLIREGIQQLFVKLWTNRAGLQPTGYVKQYIFKAFRHHLYGLLEQQRGQPAPPSLSMPLVQDSREEKIIRGETALHTAERLQQLMTRLTPRQKEAIQLRFFENLSYEEVAQVLDMQVGAAYKLIYRALERLREAAPTAILLLYWLPF, encoded by the coding sequence ATGGATCATCAATCACCGGAATCTCAGCATGATGCGCAATACTGGCGGCAGTTCCTGATGGGCGACCAGCAGGCTTTCGAAGTATTGTATCACCGGCATTACCAGCACCTGTATAATTATGGGTATGGTATCTGCGCGGACAGGGACCTGATCCGTGAGGGGATCCAGCAGCTGTTTGTAAAACTTTGGACCAACCGGGCAGGCCTGCAGCCCACCGGTTATGTAAAGCAATATATCTTCAAAGCTTTCCGTCACCACCTCTATGGCCTGCTGGAACAGCAACGGGGGCAGCCGGCCCCGCCTTCCCTGTCCATGCCCCTGGTACAGGACTCCCGGGAGGAAAAGATCATCCGGGGGGAGACCGCCCTGCATACTGCCGAAAGACTGCAGCAGCTTATGACCCGGCTCACACCCCGCCAGAAAGAGGCTATTCAGCTACGATTCTTCGAAAATCTCTCATACGAAGAAGTGGCACAGGTATTGGATATGCAGGTAGGTGCGGCATATAAACTCATTTACCGGGCCCTGGAAAGATTGCGGGAAGCGGCGCCAACAGCCATCCTGCTGCTTTACTGGTTGCCCTTTTGA
- a CDS encoding FecR domain-containing protein: MLNHQYGQWGVPEFMSDPKFQEYVFRQGYEPALQLHWQQIRDQFPEQVSVMQEAEEMLKAFRQQALTTDPEGEWLVWQEVKKVLDVPTAVKRRILRRPALAAAWIGLALLIGGWLCWHILSHQQAAIVTTADEKGAFKLVKLPDSSQVMLGANSDIRYQPSWNRKGPREVWLNGDAHFEVKHLNKEPQRVTEREKFLVHVNDVEIEVLGTVFNVWNRNGKTEVELESGKVKLRMKDTGKEMILRPGEVATISGRELELNEEKSDLVLQGPAHDKLYELNNTSVAEIIKMIAGTYGKKVVVEDTALLSRRIDGVLPLCHEKDLLFALSGILDIRVRQTDALTWVFSTAE, from the coding sequence ATGTTAAATCATCAATACGGACAGTGGGGTGTGCCCGAATTCATGTCGGATCCTAAGTTCCAGGAATATGTGTTCAGGCAGGGCTATGAACCTGCCCTGCAATTGCACTGGCAACAGATCCGGGACCAGTTCCCGGAACAGGTGTCTGTGATGCAGGAGGCGGAGGAAATGCTGAAAGCCTTCCGGCAACAGGCGCTGACCACCGATCCTGAAGGCGAGTGGCTGGTATGGCAGGAAGTGAAAAAAGTGCTGGATGTGCCCACAGCCGTTAAACGCCGGATCTTACGCCGCCCCGCCCTGGCGGCTGCATGGATAGGCCTGGCCCTGCTGATAGGCGGCTGGCTCTGCTGGCATATCCTTTCCCATCAGCAGGCTGCCATAGTGACCACGGCCGATGAAAAAGGCGCTTTCAAACTGGTGAAATTACCGGACTCCTCGCAGGTGATGCTGGGAGCCAACTCAGATATACGCTACCAGCCCTCCTGGAACCGCAAAGGACCCAGGGAAGTATGGCTCAACGGGGACGCTCATTTTGAAGTGAAACACCTGAACAAGGAACCACAGCGGGTAACCGAACGGGAGAAATTCCTGGTCCATGTCAATGATGTAGAGATAGAAGTGCTGGGCACCGTATTCAATGTCTGGAACAGGAACGGCAAAACGGAAGTGGAGCTGGAATCAGGCAAGGTAAAGCTGCGTATGAAAGATACCGGGAAAGAAATGATCCTGCGTCCCGGTGAAGTGGCTACCATCTCCGGCAGGGAACTGGAACTGAATGAAGAGAAATCGGACCTGGTACTGCAGGGGCCTGCCCATGATAAACTCTATGAGTTGAATAACACTTCAGTAGCGGAGATCATTAAAATGATAGCCGGCACCTATGGAAAAAAAGTAGTGGTGGAAGATACCGCCCTGCTGTCAAGAAGGATTGATGGGGTATTGCCCCTTTGCCATGAAAAAGACCTGCTGTTTGCGCTGTCGGGCATTCTCGACATCCGCGTACGGCAAACGGACGCCCTGACCTGGGTGTTCAGTACAGCTGAATAA